In Halodesulfovibrio sp. MK-HDV, a single window of DNA contains:
- a CDS encoding D-alanyl-lipoteichoic acid biosynthesis protein DltD, with protein sequence MLKHVVSFILAFFVLEMFLVFGGQDHIFNFLDYNPKKISQLKSQLKSQTLRNDLETGKVVVFGSSELSAGSKKTLRYMVSNFFNDNNQPVKTIGKGGHQLFIILSELSALHSSKTIDQARIVVLLSPTWFTGKHANGAKMSVFLKYMTNDMMYKLYTNSELDDHYKFLVSEYIKANEKEMSGSSRSYDMIKNYGKNPSSVNYDDVLISCLSDKFLLFSKIDFYNEKDNYQSGQMVKYDFPSLNYDLLYNQAKKNNKDASTNNAYGIRNGYFNRHILRKDKSIRFSNVGEIRNMSENREYEALINLLALLKEYKIKPLFVMQDLHPSIYTEGREEILPLLASIKGSVVGAGFEYLDMWSYCEADYENGKLKDKMHLGELGWVKINKKIIEHFNLD encoded by the coding sequence ATGTTAAAGCATGTAGTGTCCTTTATATTGGCTTTTTTTGTATTAGAAATGTTTCTGGTTTTTGGTGGACAGGATCATATTTTTAATTTTTTGGATTACAATCCAAAAAAGATATCTCAACTTAAATCTCAACTTAAATCTCAAACATTGAGAAATGATTTAGAGACAGGAAAGGTCGTGGTTTTTGGTTCCTCCGAACTTTCTGCAGGCAGCAAGAAGACACTAAGATATATGGTGTCTAATTTTTTTAATGATAATAATCAGCCTGTTAAAACGATCGGAAAGGGGGGGCATCAATTATTTATCATTTTGTCCGAATTGTCAGCATTGCATAGCTCTAAAACTATAGATCAAGCTAGAATAGTAGTTCTGTTAAGTCCCACATGGTTTACCGGAAAGCATGCAAATGGTGCGAAAATGTCTGTCTTCTTAAAATATATGACTAATGACATGATGTATAAATTGTATACCAACAGTGAACTCGACGATCATTATAAATTTTTAGTAAGCGAATATATAAAAGCTAATGAAAAGGAAATGTCCGGTAGCAGTAGATCTTACGATATGATTAAAAATTATGGTAAGAACCCTTCTTCTGTTAATTATGATGACGTGTTGATTTCATGTCTTTCAGATAAGTTTTTGCTTTTCTCTAAAATTGATTTTTATAATGAAAAAGATAATTATCAATCTGGACAGATGGTTAAGTATGATTTTCCTTCGTTGAATTATGATTTGCTATATAATCAAGCAAAAAAAAATAACAAAGATGCGTCAACCAACAATGCATACGGAATTAGAAATGGTTATTTTAATAGACATATTTTAAGGAAAGATAAGAGCATTAGATTTTCGAATGTTGGCGAAATTAGAAATATGTCTGAAAATCGCGAATACGAGGCTCTAATAAATTTGCTAGCTTTACTTAAGGAATATAAAATTAAGCCATTATTTGTTATGCAAGATCTCCACCCATCCATATATACCGAGGGCAGAGAAGAAATATTACCCTTGCTGGCTTCAATTAAGGGTTCAGTTGTTGGTGCAGGGTTTGAATACTTGGATATGTGGTCTTATTGTGAAGCAGATTATGAAAATGGAAAATTAAAAGATAAAATGCACCTAGGAGAATTAGGCTGGGTGAAGATTAATAAGAAAATTATTGAACATTTTAATCTGGACTAA
- a CDS encoding NAD(P)/FAD-dependent oxidoreductase: MSNKTDFDVIIVGGGPAGLFASYYLAENSNLSVCMIDRGPAVKNRTCPIGKTQKCVKCKPCHILSGIGGGGLFSDGKLNYIHKLGKTDLTQFMGLQEAKDLIDETEVIFNKFGMDGPVYPSNMETAKAIRKEANKNGIDLLLIKQKHLGSDCLPDHIDNMSSYLAERGVDIRTKEEVKRVVAEDGKVQGVETNKGTYTAKQVILAPGRVGADWISTVCKEYDLNVSQRGIEVGVRVETHNDVMSDITDVVYDPTFFVRTSKYDDQTRTFCTNPGGFIALENYQDFVCVNGHAFRDKKSDNTNFAFLSKVVLTDPVSDNTGYGTAIGKLASIIGDGKPILQRLGDLRRGRRSTWTRINNGHIAPTMTNVVPGDIAMALPERIVTNLVDGLDQLNSVIPGIADDGTLLYAPEIKFFATQVETSNELETSIDGLYVAGDGPGVAGNIVSAAATGIVPAKAIIAKN, encoded by the coding sequence ATGTCTAACAAGACAGATTTTGATGTTATTATTGTTGGCGGCGGCCCTGCTGGGCTGTTCGCTTCCTACTATCTTGCAGAAAATTCTAATCTTTCTGTATGTATGATTGACCGCGGCCCGGCGGTAAAAAATCGAACATGCCCAATTGGAAAAACCCAGAAGTGCGTGAAATGTAAACCCTGCCATATCCTCTCCGGTATCGGTGGAGGCGGCCTTTTTTCCGATGGTAAGCTGAATTATATCCACAAGCTTGGAAAGACTGATTTGACCCAGTTTATGGGACTGCAGGAAGCAAAAGATCTGATTGATGAAACAGAAGTGATCTTTAACAAGTTTGGTATGGATGGCCCTGTGTATCCTTCCAACATGGAAACAGCAAAAGCCATTCGTAAAGAAGCAAACAAGAATGGTATTGATCTTCTGTTGATTAAACAGAAGCATCTCGGTTCTGACTGTCTTCCGGATCATATCGACAATATGTCCAGCTACCTTGCTGAACGTGGTGTTGATATTAGAACTAAGGAAGAAGTTAAACGCGTTGTTGCTGAAGACGGAAAAGTACAGGGCGTTGAGACTAACAAAGGTACTTACACCGCCAAGCAGGTAATTCTTGCTCCGGGTCGTGTAGGCGCAGATTGGATCAGCACAGTATGTAAAGAATACGACTTAAATGTTTCTCAGCGCGGCATCGAAGTCGGTGTACGTGTTGAAACACATAATGACGTAATGTCTGATATCACCGATGTGGTATACGATCCTACGTTCTTTGTACGTACTTCTAAATACGACGACCAGACTCGTACTTTCTGTACAAACCCGGGTGGCTTTATCGCGCTTGAAAACTATCAGGACTTTGTGTGCGTTAACGGGCATGCATTCCGCGATAAGAAATCAGACAACACCAACTTTGCGTTCTTATCCAAAGTAGTGCTGACTGATCCTGTTTCAGACAACACAGGCTACGGTACAGCTATTGGTAAGCTTGCAAGCATCATTGGTGATGGTAAGCCTATTTTACAGCGTCTTGGTGATTTACGTCGTGGTAGACGTTCTACATGGACTCGTATCAACAACGGTCACATTGCCCCGACTATGACAAACGTAGTTCCTGGTGACATCGCTATGGCGCTTCCTGAGCGTATTGTGACCAACCTTGTTGACGGTCTTGATCAGCTCAACTCCGTAATTCCTGGTATCGCTGATGACGGAACCCTGTTGTACGCTCCAGAGATTAAATTCTTTGCAACTCAGGTTGAAACTTCCAACGAACTTGAGACATCTATCGATGGTCTCTACGTTGCTGGTGACGGCCCCGGTGTAGCAGGCAACATTGTTTCTGCTGCTGCTACCGGTATTGTTCCGGCTAAGGCTATTATCGCAAAAAATTAA
- a CDS encoding penicillin-binding protein 1A — translation MKKIFLYACICVALVAALGTLAASGLYWWASKDLPSFTRINDYQPPLVTTVYARDGQVLGHFYREKRFLVSHENMPDLVKRAFLAAEDDSFYDHDGVDPKAIFRAFIKNMRAGSIRQGGSTITQQIIKRLLLSSEKSYERKIKEAILAFRLERYLTKDEILTIYLNEIYLGAGAYGVEAAARTYFGKHVNELTIAEATILAGLPQAPSKYNPLRAPGSAKARQRYVLGRMLDLNWITQEQYNTAITTPLVYKSMEDPSWKRGAWYLEEVRRKLINYLSEDNMRKLGIELPRYGEDAVYEAGLQVHTAVDLDYQDAAEVALRSGLEASSRRRGWQGPIQSIEPEMVEDFLQQQEVIPAVLTDKKWIQVLVTRVEKSGVDVRFGEMKGRIPVSTMNWCRKPNPRVATDHVPSIKDARRVLKVGDVVWASIAVPDRLKDTWEPRLLTEQDVVPLALEQHPNIQGAVVSMDPRTGDVLALVGGYSFTESQFNRATQAKRQPGSAFKPIVYSTAIDNGYTPASIVLDAPIVYTDQSTSKVWRPQNFEGIFYGPTLLRTALVKSRNLCTIRVAKSLGIPKVVERAKAMGLEGPFPYDLSVSLGSVAVSPINLTEAYTTFANGGQWSKGRLIKSVKDAWGDDIISIETQRTQGMDPETSYIMSTLLKEVVQDGTGWRLKVLKRPIGGKTGTTNDEKDAWFVGVTPYLVTTAYVGFDQLAPMGKWETGSRAASPVVRDYLQKVINDFPEEDFEMPAGVIQVRIDAGSGRVASAYSGKSYFLPFKQGTQPTIMQGQRLTREQRDPVESGEDLLKQMF, via the coding sequence ATGAAAAAAATATTCCTGTATGCTTGTATCTGCGTTGCGCTTGTGGCGGCATTGGGTACTTTAGCTGCTTCCGGTTTATACTGGTGGGCATCTAAAGACTTACCAAGTTTTACCCGTATCAATGACTATCAGCCGCCATTGGTCACAACTGTATATGCTCGTGATGGGCAAGTGCTCGGGCACTTTTATCGGGAAAAACGTTTTCTGGTTTCTCACGAAAATATGCCGGATCTCGTTAAACGAGCTTTCCTTGCTGCTGAAGATGATAGTTTTTACGACCATGATGGAGTTGACCCGAAAGCAATTTTCCGCGCGTTTATCAAAAACATGCGTGCTGGCTCTATCAGACAGGGTGGTTCCACAATCACTCAGCAGATTATCAAGCGACTGCTTCTTTCCTCTGAAAAAAGCTATGAGCGTAAAATTAAAGAAGCAATTCTCGCATTTCGTCTTGAGCGTTATCTGACGAAAGACGAGATTCTTACTATTTACTTAAACGAAATTTATCTTGGTGCTGGAGCTTACGGTGTAGAAGCCGCTGCCCGCACCTATTTTGGTAAACATGTTAATGAACTGACCATTGCGGAAGCCACAATCTTAGCAGGGCTTCCACAGGCACCTTCAAAATACAACCCATTACGTGCTCCGGGGTCTGCTAAGGCTCGTCAGCGTTACGTGTTGGGTCGAATGCTTGATCTTAACTGGATTACTCAGGAACAGTACAACACCGCTATTACAACCCCACTTGTTTACAAAAGCATGGAAGATCCAAGCTGGAAACGTGGAGCATGGTATTTAGAGGAAGTACGCAGGAAGCTTATTAACTACCTGAGTGAAGATAACATGCGTAAGCTTGGTATCGAACTTCCTCGTTACGGTGAAGACGCTGTCTATGAAGCTGGCCTTCAAGTACATACAGCTGTTGATCTAGACTATCAGGATGCTGCTGAAGTGGCTTTACGCTCTGGTTTGGAAGCATCTTCCAGACGCCGAGGCTGGCAGGGTCCTATTCAGTCGATTGAACCGGAAATGGTAGAAGATTTCTTGCAGCAGCAGGAAGTTATTCCAGCAGTTCTGACAGATAAAAAATGGATTCAGGTGTTGGTCACCCGGGTTGAAAAATCCGGTGTGGATGTACGATTCGGCGAAATGAAAGGTCGTATCCCTGTATCAACCATGAATTGGTGTCGTAAGCCGAACCCAAGAGTGGCGACCGATCACGTTCCATCTATTAAAGATGCACGAAGAGTTCTGAAAGTCGGAGATGTTGTCTGGGCTTCTATTGCAGTGCCTGACCGTCTTAAAGACACTTGGGAACCACGTTTGCTGACAGAACAAGACGTTGTGCCGTTGGCTTTGGAACAGCATCCTAATATACAGGGTGCGGTTGTTTCAATGGACCCACGCACAGGTGATGTGCTTGCATTGGTTGGCGGTTATTCTTTTACAGAAAGCCAGTTTAACCGTGCCACACAGGCAAAACGTCAGCCTGGTTCTGCATTTAAACCGATTGTATATTCCACTGCGATAGATAATGGGTACACCCCTGCCTCCATCGTGCTGGATGCACCGATTGTATATACAGATCAGTCGACTTCCAAAGTATGGCGTCCTCAAAACTTTGAAGGTATTTTCTACGGACCGACCTTGCTGCGTACTGCACTTGTTAAGTCCCGTAACCTCTGTACTATCCGCGTTGCAAAATCACTCGGTATTCCAAAGGTTGTAGAACGTGCTAAAGCTATGGGGCTTGAAGGGCCGTTCCCGTATGACCTCTCTGTGTCGCTTGGTTCCGTTGCGGTTTCACCGATCAACTTAACCGAGGCATACACAACCTTTGCCAATGGTGGCCAATGGTCAAAAGGACGTCTCATTAAATCTGTAAAAGATGCATGGGGTGATGATATCATCTCCATTGAGACTCAGCGCACTCAGGGCATGGACCCTGAAACATCCTACATAATGTCTACCTTGCTTAAGGAAGTTGTACAGGATGGTACTGGCTGGCGTCTTAAAGTCCTCAAGCGTCCTATCGGCGGCAAAACAGGTACAACAAACGATGAAAAAGATGCATGGTTTGTCGGGGTGACTCCTTACCTCGTAACAACCGCATACGTTGGCTTTGACCAGTTAGCCCCTATGGGTAAATGGGAAACAGGCTCTCGTGCTGCATCTCCTGTTGTACGTGACTATCTGCAAAAAGTTATTAATGACTTCCCTGAGGAAGATTTTGAAATGCCTGCAGGGGTTATTCAGGTTCGGATTGATGCCGGTTCCGGCAGAGTTGCCAGTGCATATAGTGGTAAAAGCTACTTCCTGCCGTTTAAGCAGGGAACACAGCCGACCATTATGCAAGGTCAGCGCCTGACCCGTGAACAACGGGACCCTGTTGAAAGTGGTGAAGATTTGCTTAAGCAGATGTTCTAA
- a CDS encoding MBOAT family O-acyltransferase: MIYYVFSYNDYRKTLLPILLVSLPMILFKLDVDVMYKVIGISYITFRVIQAISDQKNYGSLDFFEFTSYLFFPPTLLAGPIDRSYRFKSDLDNGYNNISTSNFVRGWELLVIGGLFKFVLAEFVAKFWLGEIDATSTSIATMVNSAYSYTAYFYFDFAGYSAMAMGVGIMLGISVPKNFDKPYLAQNPQEFWRRFHITLGAWLTDYFFKPIYMYLQRFSYLRGRRLLVQNISITLTFLLMGMWNGLVWHYIFSGLLFGLYSSIHNCYVHYVKKGGADIFSVSSNILSLSMKRLIMVNSVVLALYVFSGRVPL; this comes from the coding sequence TTGATCTACTATGTCTTTTCTTACAATGACTATCGCAAGACACTACTCCCTATTTTGCTGGTATCATTGCCTATGATTTTGTTTAAATTAGATGTTGATGTTATGTATAAAGTTATAGGGATATCATACATAACGTTTAGAGTTATCCAAGCCATCTCTGATCAGAAAAATTATGGTAGTCTTGATTTCTTTGAATTCACATCTTATTTATTTTTCCCTCCAACATTATTAGCTGGCCCAATAGATCGATCATATAGATTCAAGAGTGACTTAGATAATGGGTATAATAACATTTCAACTAGTAACTTCGTTCGTGGGTGGGAGTTGCTAGTTATAGGTGGCTTGTTTAAATTTGTATTAGCTGAGTTTGTCGCCAAATTTTGGTTGGGTGAGATTGATGCAACTAGTACATCTATTGCTACTATGGTAAACAGTGCATATTCTTATACTGCTTACTTTTATTTTGATTTTGCTGGTTATAGTGCAATGGCTATGGGTGTTGGAATTATGCTTGGTATAAGTGTTCCGAAGAATTTTGATAAACCTTATTTGGCCCAAAATCCTCAAGAGTTTTGGAGAAGGTTTCATATTACTTTAGGTGCATGGTTAACAGATTATTTTTTCAAACCTATCTATATGTATCTACAACGCTTCTCATATCTCCGAGGACGCCGCCTTCTTGTTCAGAACATCTCAATCACTTTGACTTTTTTATTGATGGGGATGTGGAATGGGCTAGTGTGGCATTATATTTTCTCTGGGTTGCTGTTTGGGTTATATTCTTCCATTCACAATTGTTATGTTCATTATGTAAAGAAAGGAGGGGCAGATATCTTTTCAGTGTCCTCCAACATATTGTCATTAAGCATGAAAAGATTAATTATGGTTAATTCAGTTGTTTTAGCCTTATATGTTTTTAGTGGAAGAGTACCGTTGTAA
- a CDS encoding ATP-grasp domain-containing protein codes for MPTERTTYRKRISGKIKDRKIVWVGSRGCDAIPLTEFKNPIVSICYGSPAQHEAITEYTYESMMHHRVNPYTYDASADTSEGIKELRRILIKELEEPSCLIPYKPMAFIDTAYFLHHRHTMLLGLFSEFQHPFNHKTWIETALHDKGIRIIPWKYLEITEAAKQEIYRAAMENPVMLRIHAASARSGLVRVDSKESFETAWEWLQKHDTQLVAYSPYFSGASSLSASATVFSDGRVSLHPLSLQCIGVPELTPLNAGYSGNDFGMIHDLPEHIINQLEAMIRDVGQWLASKGFMGAFGIDALLHDEQLYFIEANPRFLGSSKMCASVDKVLDRPDVYMTHMAAFLGLPPPPQIPLRELTTKQPQLGQMIFHNTQPHLVTVQKNLTEYEKLPFGVTQTPEAMVSVAPGAHKHTGLD; via the coding sequence ATGCCTACAGAACGTACGACATACCGAAAGCGTATTAGTGGAAAGATCAAGGATCGAAAGATCGTCTGGGTCGGGAGTAGAGGGTGCGATGCTATCCCCCTTACCGAATTTAAAAACCCAATTGTTTCGATTTGCTACGGAAGCCCCGCGCAGCACGAAGCAATTACCGAGTACACCTATGAAAGCATGATGCACCATAGAGTGAACCCGTACACCTACGACGCCTCTGCAGACACATCGGAGGGTATTAAAGAGTTGCGCCGTATTTTGATTAAAGAGCTGGAAGAACCTTCTTGCCTGATTCCGTACAAGCCTATGGCCTTCATCGACACGGCTTATTTTCTACACCATAGGCACACAATGCTTTTAGGATTGTTTTCTGAATTCCAGCACCCGTTTAACCATAAAACATGGATAGAAACAGCACTGCACGACAAAGGCATACGTATTATTCCTTGGAAATATCTTGAGATAACGGAAGCCGCTAAGCAGGAAATTTACCGTGCGGCCATGGAAAACCCTGTCATGCTCCGTATTCACGCAGCATCGGCACGCTCAGGCCTTGTGCGAGTCGACTCCAAGGAGAGCTTTGAAACAGCATGGGAATGGCTCCAAAAGCACGATACTCAACTTGTCGCCTATTCACCGTATTTCTCAGGTGCATCCTCTTTGTCTGCGTCAGCAACAGTATTTTCAGACGGAAGAGTCTCATTACACCCGCTTAGTCTCCAATGCATTGGCGTGCCGGAACTCACGCCGTTAAACGCAGGCTATTCAGGCAACGATTTTGGTATGATTCACGATCTGCCTGAACATATCATTAACCAATTAGAAGCGATGATTCGTGACGTTGGACAGTGGCTTGCTTCAAAAGGCTTTATGGGTGCCTTTGGTATAGACGCCCTGCTGCATGATGAGCAGCTTTACTTTATTGAAGCTAACCCGCGCTTCCTTGGATCATCAAAAATGTGCGCTAGCGTCGACAAGGTATTGGATAGACCGGATGTGTACATGACACACATGGCAGCGTTTTTAGGACTTCCACCGCCGCCACAAATTCCACTGAGAGAACTGACAACTAAACAACCACAATTGGGGCAGATGATCTTCCATAATACACAGCCCCACCTAGTAACTGTACAAAAGAACCTGACTGAATATGAAAAACTACCATTTGGCGTAACACAAACGCCAGAGGCCATGGTCTCGGTTGCCCCGGGGGCCCATAAGCACACTGGACTGGACTGA
- a CDS encoding acyl carrier protein, producing the protein MNLNERIKKLVEELTFKKVSIDEPLYTSNLIDSMGTVDLALMLEDEFNIKIGTEDIIEPNFDSIEKLSNYVTTRIS; encoded by the coding sequence GTGAATTTGAATGAAAGAATAAAAAAACTGGTTGAGGAATTGACATTTAAAAAAGTATCAATTGATGAACCGTTGTATACATCAAACTTAATAGATAGCATGGGAACAGTTGACCTTGCTTTAATGTTGGAAGATGAATTTAATATTAAAATAGGTACGGAAGATATAATAGAACCTAACTTTGATAGTATTGAAAAATTAAGCAATTATGTGACAACTAGAATATCATAA
- a CDS encoding AMP-binding protein: MYFCLEKLSFEECDVESNKIAVSGSDRDLTWQEFKFEVAELIEKLCSYNLPSGHPVVIYGHKEVQFIVSIVACISLKLPYIPVDTIYPNNRLNKIIDIVKSSVLIDTISGEIIRNTSNNLVSYVENDPIAYIMFTSGSTGEPKGVQITHGAVADFVKWLKNDFNISSESVFMNQAPLSFDLSGYELFGFLSFGGTVVLNSRAQIQDIKSYFDRIKSYACNTWVSTPSFISKYLMSSEFDQLNFNNLRKFIFCGEVLPVKTARKILSAFPESQLINSYGPTEATVAVTMVTIDAEMLDAFSKESLPVGRVKCDEKVRIDSVENSNAGEIIVYGENVSIGYFDNPDLTDLKFGSFNGMKSFNTGDFGYIKDDLLFFANRADDMIKLHGYRIELGEIDSTMMNVNGVECSVTIPLKRGGEIVKLVSFVISTGTSVDELKKEIKNKLPYYMIPSDIVFIDDYPKTINHKIDKQKLVQLYISS; the protein is encoded by the coding sequence ATGTATTTTTGTCTTGAGAAACTAAGTTTTGAAGAGTGTGATGTAGAAAGCAATAAGATAGCAGTGTCTGGTAGTGACCGTGATCTTACTTGGCAGGAATTCAAATTTGAGGTCGCTGAGCTGATTGAAAAGCTTTGCTCATATAACTTACCAAGTGGACATCCGGTTGTTATTTATGGTCACAAAGAAGTCCAATTTATAGTAAGTATTGTTGCCTGCATCTCTTTAAAGTTACCTTATATCCCTGTTGATACAATTTACCCTAACAATAGACTGAATAAAATTATTGATATTGTGAAATCTTCAGTATTAATTGACACAATTTCTGGAGAAATAATTAGAAACACGAGTAATAATCTTGTGTCTTATGTTGAGAATGATCCAATTGCATACATAATGTTTACTTCAGGAAGTACGGGTGAACCAAAAGGAGTTCAAATTACACACGGTGCTGTTGCCGACTTTGTGAAGTGGCTTAAGAATGATTTTAATATATCCAGTGAAAGTGTTTTTATGAACCAAGCTCCTCTTAGTTTTGATTTGTCTGGGTATGAGCTTTTTGGTTTTTTATCCTTTGGAGGCACTGTTGTATTGAATAGCAGGGCACAGATTCAAGATATTAAAAGCTATTTTGATAGGATAAAAAGCTATGCGTGTAATACTTGGGTGTCAACTCCTTCTTTTATTAGTAAATATTTGATGTCATCAGAGTTCGATCAACTTAACTTTAATAATTTAAGGAAGTTTATTTTTTGTGGAGAAGTGCTTCCTGTTAAAACTGCTAGGAAAATTCTAAGTGCTTTTCCTGAAAGTCAACTTATAAATTCGTACGGACCAACCGAAGCAACCGTAGCCGTTACAATGGTTACGATTGATGCCGAGATGCTTGATGCTTTTTCGAAAGAGAGTTTGCCGGTTGGGCGTGTAAAATGTGATGAAAAGGTTCGTATTGATAGTGTTGAAAATTCAAATGCAGGTGAAATCATAGTTTATGGAGAGAATGTTTCTATAGGCTATTTTGATAACCCTGATTTAACTGATCTAAAGTTTGGAAGTTTTAACGGCATGAAGTCGTTTAACACTGGAGATTTTGGGTATATTAAAGATGATCTGTTATTTTTTGCCAACAGGGCAGATGATATGATTAAATTACACGGCTATCGAATCGAGCTGGGTGAAATAGATAGTACAATGATGAATGTTAATGGTGTAGAGTGTTCTGTTACTATTCCATTAAAGCGAGGTGGTGAAATTGTTAAGTTGGTTTCTTTTGTAATTTCTACTGGAACATCCGTCGATGAATTAAAGAAGGAGATTAAGAATAAGTTGCCATATTACATGATACCTTCTGACATTGTATTTATTGATGATTATCCAAAGACGATTAATCACAAAATAGATAAACAAAAATTAGTTCAACTCTATATTTCATCTTAA
- a CDS encoding LysR family transcriptional regulator codes for MNLLHLKALLLAAEKGSISSAARKLGKKQPQVSQWISDLEIDLGVVFFDRTGNKTKLSKDGEQLLPYLSHAMSQFEKFVQSAEMIAQKEPIVLTIGIENYIPDLAFALPLSAALDLPYVSVEVCRDERLQLMQALIEGDIDIIMIHESDTIHHQHFEYCRLGHYKEVLICSPDHPLATFAVVTPDDLSLYRELIWGELSQGDVGDNGEGYSPSYGVFSDIQLLITMLKNNKGFAFLPAESVNHYIESGQLLVVNCDFEPAGIDRRIELCWRNGLVLSEHGSKVIDVFRAMHELAGVS; via the coding sequence ATGAATTTATTGCATTTGAAAGCTCTTTTATTAGCCGCAGAAAAAGGCTCAATTTCTTCTGCGGCCCGTAAATTAGGAAAGAAACAGCCTCAAGTAAGCCAATGGATCTCTGACTTGGAGATTGACCTTGGCGTAGTTTTTTTTGATCGAACAGGAAATAAAACTAAGTTAAGTAAAGATGGAGAACAGTTACTTCCTTATCTTTCACATGCCATGAGTCAATTTGAAAAATTTGTTCAAAGTGCAGAGATGATCGCTCAAAAAGAACCGATAGTGCTGACTATTGGGATTGAAAACTATATTCCTGATCTTGCTTTTGCTTTGCCGCTCTCAGCAGCATTGGATTTACCCTATGTAAGTGTCGAAGTGTGTCGCGATGAAAGACTCCAGTTGATGCAAGCCTTAATTGAAGGCGATATTGATATCATAATGATTCATGAGTCAGATACTATTCATCATCAGCATTTTGAGTATTGCCGTTTAGGTCATTATAAAGAAGTGCTGATATGTAGCCCTGATCATCCACTCGCAACTTTTGCGGTAGTAACTCCCGACGATTTGAGTCTTTATCGAGAGTTAATTTGGGGAGAGCTCTCTCAGGGTGATGTAGGGGATAATGGTGAAGGCTATAGCCCTAGCTATGGCGTGTTTTCTGACATACAGTTGCTTATTACGATGCTAAAAAACAATAAAGGCTTTGCGTTCTTACCGGCGGAAAGCGTCAACCACTACATAGAAAGTGGTCAACTACTCGTTGTAAATTGTGATTTTGAGCCTGCAGGTATCGATCGTAGAATAGAGTTATGTTGGCGTAATGGGCTAGTGTTGTCGGAACACGGTAGTAAAGTGATAGATGTATTTAGAGCTATGCATGAACTTGCCGGTGTATCTTAA